The genomic window ACCATGCCGCCGCGCGGCCCGCGCAACGTCTTGTGCGTGGTGGTAGTGACGAACTCCGCATGGGGCACCGGCGAGGGATGGATCCCGGCGGCGATCAACCCAGCGAAATGCGCGATGTCGACCATCAACACGGCGCCGATTTCGTCGGCCACCCGACGGAAGGGGAGAAAATCGATCGCACGCGGATAGGCGCTGTACCCAACCACGATCATCTTGGGCCGGTGCTGCCGCGCCAACTCCGCCACGGCGTCGTAATCGATACGCTCATCCGACCGCCGCACCCCGTAGGGCACGACGCGGAAGAACTTGCCGGAGAAGTTGACCGGGCTGCCGTGGGTCAGATGGCCGCCGTGCGCCAGATCCATGCTGAGGATGGTGTCACCGGGCGTCAGGTAAGAGAAATAGACGGCCATATTTGCCTGCGAGCCGGAATGCGGCTGCACGTTGACGTGATCGGCCCCGAACAGCTGCTTGGCGCGATCGATCGCCAGCTGCTCCGCCACATCTACAAACTCACAGCCGCCGTAGTAGCGCCGGCCCGGGTACCCCTCGGCGTACTTGTTGGTGAGTATGGAACCTTGCGCTTCCAGGACGGCGCGGCTGACCACGTTCTCGGAGGCGATGAG from Candidatus Binatia bacterium includes these protein-coding regions:
- the glyA gene encoding serine hydroxymethyltransferase: MTELERVDPEIYRVLCSEADRQEHNLELIASENVVSRAVLEAQGSILTNKYAEGYPGRRYYGGCEFVDVAEQLAIDRAKQLFGADHVNVQPHSGSQANMAVYFSYLTPGDTILSMDLAHGGHLTHGSPVNFSGKFFRVVPYGVRRSDERIDYDAVAELARQHRPKMIVVGYSAYPRAIDFLPFRRVADEIGAVLMVDIAHFAGLIAAGIHPSPVPHAEFVTTTTHKTLRGPRGGMVMCRQAYAKSLNSSVFPGNQGGPLMHVIAAKAVAFKEALSPGFKAYQQQIVSNAKALASALIAKGFRLVSGGTDNHLMLVDLRQSELTGKVAEETLDRAHITVNKNTVPFETRSPFVTSGVRIGTPAVTTRGMKEPEMEAIADLIFRALQSVGNDAALASIADDVIALCRKFPIGQSPFPQ